The Salvelinus sp. IW2-2015 linkage group LG15, ASM291031v2, whole genome shotgun sequence genome includes a region encoding these proteins:
- the LOC111974143 gene encoding secretory carrier-associated membrane protein 5 isoform X1 translates to MAAENNFPPIPGFIPLQPCFYQDFDEEIPEQHRTMCKRLYHLWILHAITLAVNLVGCFVWMLGGGGVTNFGMAIIWLILFTPCSYVCWFRPIYKAFKTDSSFNFMAFFFVFMAQVGISIIQCIGIPGWGNCGWLATISFFSYNLWIALLMLIPTLFFTATATLSFIALTKVHNFYRGSGGSIGKAQEEWTTGAWKNPHIQQAAQQAAMGAATGAMMPDQQYSSNTPQYNDNQM, encoded by the exons ATGGCTG CAGARAATAACTTCCCTCCAATACCGGGGTTCATCCCCCTGCAGCCATGTTTCTACCAGGACTTTGACGAGGAGATCCCTGAACAGCATCGCACCATGTGCAAGAGACTCTACCACCTGTGGATCT TGCATGCAATCACCCTGGCTGTGAATCTGGTGGGCTGCTTTGTGTGGATGCTGGGTGGAGGGGGCGTGACAAATTTTGGCATGGCCATCATATGGTTGATTCTCTTCACCCCCTGCTCCTATGTGTGTTGGTTCAGGCCCATCTACAAGGCCTTCAA GACTGACAGCTCGTTCAACTTCATGGCATTCTTCTTTGTGTTCATGGCCCAGGTGGGCATCAGTATTATCCAGTGCATAGGGATCCCAGGCTGGGGAAACTG CGGCTGGCTGGCCACCATCTCTTTCTTCAGCTACAACCTTTGGATCGCCTTGCTGATGCTCATCCCCACCCTCTTTTTCACTGCCACGGCAACGCTGTCCTTCATCGCCCTCACCAAG gtCCATAACTTCTACCGTGGCAGCGGGGGCAGCATAGGCAAGGCCCAGGAGGAGTGGACCACAGGGGCCTGGAAGAACCCCCACATCCAGCAGGCAGCTCAGCAGGCAGCTATGGGAGCCGCCACGGGGGCCATGATGCCGGACCAGCAGTACTCCAGCAACACCCCACAGTACAATGACAACCAGATGTAG
- the LOC111974143 gene encoding secretory carrier-associated membrane protein 5 isoform X2, translated as MAENNFPPIPGFIPLQPCFYQDFDEEIPEQHRTMCKRLYHLWILHAITLAVNLVGCFVWMLGGGGVTNFGMAIIWLILFTPCSYVCWFRPIYKAFKTDSSFNFMAFFFVFMAQVGISIIQCIGIPGWGNCGWLATISFFSYNLWIALLMLIPTLFFTATATLSFIALTKVHNFYRGSGGSIGKAQEEWTTGAWKNPHIQQAAQQAAMGAATGAMMPDQQYSSNTPQYNDNQM; from the exons ATGGCTG ARAATAACTTCCCTCCAATACCGGGGTTCATCCCCCTGCAGCCATGTTTCTACCAGGACTTTGACGAGGAGATCCCTGAACAGCATCGCACCATGTGCAAGAGACTCTACCACCTGTGGATCT TGCATGCAATCACCCTGGCTGTGAATCTGGTGGGCTGCTTTGTGTGGATGCTGGGTGGAGGGGGCGTGACAAATTTTGGCATGGCCATCATATGGTTGATTCTCTTCACCCCCTGCTCCTATGTGTGTTGGTTCAGGCCCATCTACAAGGCCTTCAA GACTGACAGCTCGTTCAACTTCATGGCATTCTTCTTTGTGTTCATGGCCCAGGTGGGCATCAGTATTATCCAGTGCATAGGGATCCCAGGCTGGGGAAACTG CGGCTGGCTGGCCACCATCTCTTTCTTCAGCTACAACCTTTGGATCGCCTTGCTGATGCTCATCCCCACCCTCTTTTTCACTGCCACGGCAACGCTGTCCTTCATCGCCCTCACCAAG gtCCATAACTTCTACCGTGGCAGCGGGGGCAGCATAGGCAAGGCCCAGGAGGAGTGGACCACAGGGGCCTGGAAGAACCCCCACATCCAGCAGGCAGCTCAGCAGGCAGCTATGGGAGCCGCCACGGGGGCCATGATGCCGGACCAGCAGTACTCCAGCAACACCCCACAGTACAATGACAACCAGATGTAG